One Epinephelus lanceolatus isolate andai-2023 chromosome 10, ASM4190304v1, whole genome shotgun sequence genomic region harbors:
- the plekhf2 gene encoding pleckstrin homology domain-containing family F member 2 codes for MVDRLANSEANSKRIAVVEGCFGAAGQPLAIPGRVLIGEGVLTKLCRKKPKARQFFLFNDILVYGNIVIQKKKYNKQHIIPLESVTIDTVPDEGDLRNGWLIKTPTKSFAVYAATATEKSEWMNHIGKCVGDLLQKSGKAPTGEHAAVWVPDSEATVCMRCQKVKFTPVSRRHHCRKCGYVVCGPCSEKKYLLPSQSSKPVRVCEYCYVQLTSGALAPRTDSISRLGSKFNNLSDDDDEDDSSD; via the coding sequence ATGGTGGACCGGCTTGCGAACAGCGAGGCCAACTCCAAGCGGATCGCAGTGGTCGAGGGCTGCTTCGGCGCTGCGGGCCAGCCGCTGGCCATCCCCGGCCGCGTGCTGATCGGCGAGGGCGTCCTCACCAAACTCTGCCGCAAGAAGCCCAAGGCGCGCCAGTTCTTCCTCTTCAACGACATCCTGGTCTACGGCAACATCGTCATCCAGAAGAAGAAGTACAACAAGCAGCACATCATCCCGCTGGAGAGCGTCACCATCGACACGGTGCCGGACGAAGGCGACCTGCGCAATGGCTGGCTCATCAAGACACCCACCAAGTCCTTCGCCGTTTACGCAGCCACCGCCACTGAGAAGTCAGAGTGGATGAACCACATAGGGAAGTGTGTGGGAGACTTGCTGCAAAAGAGCGGCAAGGCTCCGACGGGTGAGCATGCTGCCGTGTGGGTGCCTGACTCGGAGGCAACAGTGTGCATGCGCTGCCAGAAGGTAAAGTTCACGCCAGTCAGCCGCCGCCACCACTGCAGGAAGTGCGGCTACGTGGTTTGCGGGCCCTGCTCGGAGAAGAAGTACCTCCTGCCCAGCCAGTCGTCCAAACCAGTTCGCGTCTGCGAGTACTGCTACGTGCAGCTGACGTCAGGAGCCCTGGCGCCGCGCACAGACTCCATCAGCCGGCTGGGGTCAAAGTTCAACAACCTGTCGGACGATGACGACGAAGACGACAGCAGTGACTGA